tgatatatgttacggtgtttttacataaaagaaaaaaaacgtcATACACAATTTTTATGACATCTTCGATATTTTCCAGCAACTAATGAGTGCTCAAGCCTCCTAATCAGTTTCTAAATCTGAAACATAATATTAAAGCATCAAGTAAACTAACAATTCCATCCAATTAATTTACTAAGCAAAAGGAACATTCATCAAAGTCAAATGTTTGTCCCAAAAACAAAATCTTTGCTTAGGAACCAATTCAATAATTCCAGACTAATCTATAAATATAACTGTCTGTTATAAATAAGATCAGCATCAAACTTGCAAGAATCATGTAATGACATCCTTCCTTCACAACTTCTGTTTTGCATTTACAAAGTAGAAGGGGAAAGAATCATATGACCTTCTATGTCGTTGAACGCATTCGAACGAATCTTAGTTGCGCCAAATAATTGCGCTCAGCGAAATCATGTAGTGACCGTTGAGATCTTGTCACTTGATCATGATCAGCTTTTCCAGGTTCTTCTCTCAATAATCTTCTACATCCATCAGTGTCCTGCATAAAACCCACATACATAATTGTCAAATCAAGATTCGACTCGTGAAACAAATCAAATCATAAGATTCGGTTGGAATCTTAAtattatataaagataaaatatttaccaagttgaacttaaaatattggtctcgaaatgcaattttatttgtaaaaaaaGTCATAGACACtaagtatttaaaatttaaattcaaATCTAATGCAATCCTAAATAAAACTAATTCACAAATCATTCattatgttgcacggaaatggAAAAGGACACTGGGATaagttatttctaaaaaattatagcTAGGAAATGGTAATGGAAACGTAAAAGAAACTGAAAACGGATATGAAATGCGGAAAAGCTAAAGAAGCAACATAGTTCATCAGCATCAATGGTTATAGAATCAATCTGTTGAATAGGTTAGAACTTGGTTGAAGATGTAAGTGTAAGTGCTCCATCatggaaaagaaagaaaaaagtttggaaagaaaagaaggaagtTCGATGAAATTATGGAATTAACCACCGAATAGTCCGATTCACCACCTATTCTTTTGATGATTTCCGATTCTACCTATAGAGCCTGCTCGAAATGGAGCTGACTCGACTCGAATTGGTACGATTCTAACAACAGTGCCCCATAAAGAAGCGCATTTCATTGTTGCTTATAATACAGTGTCGAAAAATGGCATATGACGACTCGGACGATTCACCACCAAGTCGTCGGATTCACCACCAATTCTTGATGTTCTCCGATTCTACCTATAGAGTAGGCTCGAAATGAAGCCGACTCGACTTGAATCATACAATTAGAATTGCGAATCCGAATCATACGATTCTAACAACAGTGCCTGCCCACATAAAGAAGTGCATTCGTTTGTTGCTTATAATACATAGCCGAAAAATGGCATACATATACCTGTAGGAATTCAAGCATTCTCTCTTCAATTGTACCACGCATGGCTAACGTCTCCACTTGAATGGGACGTGTAGCACCCATCCGATGAGCACGACTTATCACTTGTTCCTCCATGCTAATAAATTCAATACAACGAGGTgtcaagaaaaatgaagaaagaaaGAGACTTTTATTTTGAATGACAGAAACAATGTGCTACCTTCTGTCCCAGATAGGCTCCATTAAGAACACATGTGTTACAAAGCTCAGGTCAAGACCTAATGCAGCACTTCCATCCATTAAAAGAGCCATACAAGTGGAATCATATTGGAATGTAGTCAATGATTTCAtctgaaaacacaaaaataacaAATCAAACAACACTTAGAAAGCTTTAAAAAAGGCCAAAACCATATgtagccccctaaagttgtccattttggtcattttagccCCTGAACTTAACGGATAACCCATTAGCCACTCCAATTCCCTGAAAGTGACATAAGGCGCCCGTTATTATTCCTCAATTGGAGAAGATTTTGACCAATAGCATTATGGTTGACTTCTTATATGCAATGTGGCTTTTcccttcaaattttttttaccccTTTGAACATATTTCGCAAATTTTTATAAAAGGATAAGTCACGTTGCACATGGGAATGGTCCTCACGGGTCAACATCTTCTCCAATTGAGAAAAAATAAGGGGGGTGTTACGTCACTTTCAAGGAGTTTGGAGTGGCTAATGGGTTGTCCCTCAAGTTCGGGGAAGCAAACAACCAAAATGGATAACTTTAAGGGGCTCCGTATGGTTTTGCCCTTTAAAAAACAGCTAAACAAGTCATtaaaaaatactaataattCAGATACCTTGTTGGCTGAGTGCATTGGACTATAGTATCCAGCAATGTTTATACCAGCAACAGTTAACTGCCCAAAGGAAATGGAGGTTAGGGACATTTAGACAAAGATATACAGAGAGAATTCAGTAAGCCCGTGCTCAGTTAATACTATAAACTACAGCTACCTGCTGTTCAACCACATGTAAATGCTCAAGGAATTGAGAGAATATCAGAACTTTCTCTGGAGCTGTCTTATGACACTCAAAACTTTGTCTAGAACAGTTCCCCAACAGTGCATTTGAATAACTCATCTGAGACGGACAAGTTTTATCTTTGATGTTCTCGTTACCACTTTTGCTATTAGCTTCCTGCAATTTTTTCAGCCTCTGCACAAGGTAAGAAACTTTGCTGCTAGAAGTTGACTGCCAATCAGGATCCCAATCATCCTACAGACACCGTACAAATATGTATTCAAAGATGTTTTTACTTGAAAAAAATGAAGCGGGAAGTATTTTAATTTAGATTAAAGCCTGCCTGTTTATACGAAGGTTGCAACTCAATCAGATCTTTGGGGACTGGCCATTTGGGATTGGGATTTTCATATCGAGTTAAAATTTCAGGACTTTGCATCTCATATAAGTAACCACATCCAGGAAAAGTACACATTTCACTATTCAATGCAACACAATCAAGACATAAAAGGTGCTGACATGGAGTGATAAAAGGAAGACGGCACCATTCCTTGCATCTGAACCAAAAACACCAAAAGGGAAAAAAGGATAAATTTGTGAACTATAATGGAGTCCTGCAAATACtttgaaagaaaaaattacctcacaCAGTTGCTTCCATACTGTAGACAATACTTAATTAAAGCATATTCCTCTGAAACGGGATCTAGACCCTTTTCAACTAAAACATCCATGGTTTCCTGAATATCTTCACCTGCTTCTGTCACTTTAATATGCCCTGCGACACAGCAAGACAGCCTGACGTTTCTAATTGTAGCACTTCGGAACTTCCACTGCTTCGGGTTAAGCAGACTTTCAACATGAGAAGGATCATTCCAGTCAGCCATAAGTATATTCCGCCGCACAGTAACTACCAATTCATTATAACTTCTTGCATGCTCTTCAGTGAAATCGAGAAAAGTCACCTTCTTGATACATGGTGGAATAGTTTTTAGATCCTTCTTTCTAGCACTAATCAAGCACCTATGGAGCAACTGCACCAAACGCGAGCGACCTTCTTCCATCTCTGCTTCAAATGGTCGAAAAATGCCAGCTTCCCAAGTCTTTTGATTCTTCCCATAAGCTTCCTCGTGTAGGAACTTAAGAATTGGCTGAAGATGTGACAGCTGACTATTGGGTGTGTTAGGTGTTGGGGTCCCCGTTAACAGCCAGCGATTAGAAGCCGTCAAAGAAATAGCCATTTGCAACTTGTTAGTCAAGTTAAGACTTGAACCAAGAGTGTGTCCCTCATCTAACATAACTCTAAGCCAATGCACTTGCATCAGAGGACTTTCTTTATTAGGCCCCCACTCTGCACTTAAACGGCTAAAGGTTGTTATAACAACATCATAATCCCATGCCAGACTGTGAGCAGAAGGCTTTTTATGATCAGTCCAAATGCAGACCTGCAACTGACCAGGTTTGATGTGCTTTTCGATTTGAGTTTTCCAATGATCAACCAGATTAGCTGGAACAACAATTAAAGTTGCTCTAGACAAATATAACCTGAAAGAATTCAACGGATTGCAGAGAGCCATTCTAAGAGCATCCACATCAAATGCCAAGTTTTCAAGGATTCCTGGGTAGTGCCACTTACTCACACCCTTACCTGCCCTCCTTATCAGCCCAAGTGCgtgaaatattttataaaacgAATGCATACCAGATCCTAAGATAGGACTTGTCAAACCAGTAGTTTCCATATGTGAAAGTCTTTCTGGAGAAAGACTAGCCAGCCATGTTAATGCTTGCTTCGTCTTAGAATTTATCATTGAATAATGCTCCTTCAGCACACTTGTGAAAAATGACACATTTTCCTCATTTGCTCCAGATGTTCCTTTGGTGTAAAATCCCGGTAGGTATGTTATAGACTCACGACTATCCCAAGCTTCTTGAGGATCTTTGCATCTCTGATATGCAGAATCAGTGTTCATGCTACAAAACCAAGCAGTAGTAGCATTAGGTACAACACCATTAAGCTTCCTCCATTTTCGACAGGCATCACATTGGACCCAAGTTTCATTATGCGTTGGATGTTTTGCATGTTTTGCATGTTTTGCATTAGCCTTTACTGGATCTTTAAACCCAAACTTcctcttgtttgatttttttcCAACTTTGATTTTGCTGCTAACTCCTGATTCTTCTCCATATGAATGCAGTAGATTTTTCTTGATTCGGCTCAAGCTCCTTGTGCATCGCCCTTCTCGTGCAGTTGAAACATTTTTATCGTTATCTGGAAAAGACTCATTTGACTGTACAACTTGCTTTTCGGGAACCAGAATTCTTGCTCTTTTAGGAGAGGAATAGCATAGATCAACTGTTGAAGTAACTTTATCCAAATATACTTGCCGCCTACGAGCACTCTGGCTTTCTCTTCTCCCTGACAGTTCATTTTTAGAAGTGAAGTCATCAGCACTAATTTCATAATAACCGCATCGCTTGTCACCTTTATGTGTACACCAGGTTATTTGAGCACTATCTGGTGGGTCAGCAATTGTTCCTTGTGTCTTCAGAACCAAAGAGAGTGCAGTTATAGTCTTTCCTAAACCAGGTTCATCACAAAACATTCCTCCACGGAAATCTTTCACAGTAGGTGCAATCTCAGTAACTAATTCCCCAGAAACAGTATTTATATAGAATGTGAATCCATCTTCAGTCGAAAAATTCATGTACAACGGATGTGGAAAGGATTCAGGATTCCGTTCACGTTGTAACATCCACTCAACTGCTGCCTTCTGATGAGGAAACAATTTAAGTTTCATACATGGCATTATTGATACAGCCAAAGATCTCAAATGGTGACAGGTTGCTGCTACCTTGACAAGATCCATCGGACCAAGGACAACTAGAATATTTATCAAAAGATCATCCGCCAAATCCCAAATACCAGCTGCAGGAGAGTCATCATCTGGTTTTATTCTAGAGGAATACAGCTCTTCCTTATTTGCTAGACTAGGCAAGCCCTTAAAAATCTCAGGAAGCTCGAAACGTCCCTTTAGTGAAGAATCACTGACATTACAATATAAATGGCATCCAATGACATGACAATCAGAGGGATTCCAAACACTCAAATTTCCTCCTTGTGCATTGCTACAATATCCTCCACCATCGACAAGCAGTAAGCTTCTCTTCGCCCAGTCACAACTGCAGACTTGAACTGTGTTAGCAAGTTAAACAAATTAGGTAAATAAATAGAAATTCAATATGCTATCTGGAACCACAGCAGTAGCTTGTCTAATTCCACAACAATACCAAAAACCCAAATTTATAAACCATGACTAAAACAAAGTAAATTTCCTTTAAGCTTACAGTAATCAAAACTTCTCATAATGCAATATGAAGAAGTAAAATTCACAGTTACTAAACATGAATTCTTCATGCCATTGTTACCATATCCAATATATCACAATCTAATTAGCAATCTGATTCACTTCATTCAATAGGtcaagataataaaatttaggCGTAAAGCACCATTGGCACCTTGACCTGTCCAAAATGCTAGTCTTTGCCCCTGACTAGGACCGTAATTGAGCTGAGCTGAACTTGCTGATACCCAGCTCATTAGAAAATTGACGAGCTCAGCTCAAGCTCAACATCTTgtcattaattatattcatgaaCTTCGCTTTTACATTTCTGCCTTTATAAAATTACAAGTGTGTTTATGAACATTATAGtggagcttgttcatgaacctataattgAGCTGGGTTCATTTATCTGAGctattatttgataacatttgaCCCATCAATTATCCAAATTGACTGAAATCTCAAACGGTTAGTGTTTTTATTAGGTAGGTTTAGGTTTTTTCTAATGAATTAAATTATTCCACATTTTATCTATGTGCCAAATATTTATTGACCTATGGCCACGTGTATGCATTATCCAGTGTGTCAAAACCAAACCAGTTGTTCAATTCAAGGTAATCTTTAACTTAAAATACACATTCATTGAGATTTCATCAATTTTGAACTTAACAAAAGTTGAAACGATAGGTAGCTGCAACTACAAACATTTTGGATAGCTGATGACCAACAAACAGTGCTTTAAGCCAAAAATTTACAATTATAACATGAAAATTGAGCATATTGgaagtaaaaacataaaatagggaGTAGCCAATCCTGTAACAACACAATTTAATCGCACAAAAGTGAGCATATTGgaagtaaaaacataaaatagggaGTAGCCAATCCTCTAACAACACAATTTAACCGCACAAAAGTAAACATATTGGAAGTAAAAACACACCTCAAGTGCCTAAACAGAGCTCCAGCAATTGGCCCAGATTTGGAGAACTGCCAATTAGACCACACTGCAACAGGCAAATACACATCCACAAGCACAACAACCCTAGCATCACCTTCCTCACCCTCCGAAATTTCAACTTTCAAAACACGCGCGAAAACCTTAACACACTTATTCACCACCAACGCATGAATTTGATGCACCACACTCAAGCTCCCACTCACCCTCACAATACCCCTCTTACTATACCGCCTCTTCCCCGCACTGGAACTAGGAGAGCAGAAATCTCCATCCTTCCCCTTCAACGGCGACAAATAATCCGCCGCATTGGCAATTACAGAGAGAACGACGCCGTTTTCAGCCTCGAAACCAACATTAACACCGTCTGAAAACACGCGGCAAGAAGAAAGGAAGGGGAGAGCGGCGACTGGATCAGGTATAGGAGAAGGAAGAGCGAGAACAGCAGAAAGATAACCGCAAAGCTTGTGATCTGGAACGGGGTCTTCCATTGATTGAAAGGAAAGTGAAATAGACCTAAATCGGATTTGAATTCATCATGGGAAGAGTAAGGAAACTGAATTGTGGAGAGCAGAGCAACGGTTTCTCTCCGATAAGAAGAGGGAGAAGAAGATGGACAGTTTCTTATATTGGGTGCGGTTAGGCAGTTTTCACTATTGCTTCGTTAAGGCCTGCCATTGGATACTGAGAAGCCATAGAAGTTGAGAAATCCAAATTAAAAGGGGAGAATGTATATGGGCATAGTCTGCAAAACTACCTTTTAGCCCGTTAATGGAGTTAAACGGGATAACGAACGGTTTACCTTATTGGGAGTTGTTTCGGGAGAGTAAATAAAGGTTAATGGAAGTTAAATGTTTACCTTTTCGatctttaaattttaatattccaaatcgGGAGTCGTTCAGGTGAATTTCGGTCAGCATAAAAAGGAATGAACGAGGTATAgtacgggtaaattacacccatagctactaaattttatttatttttatattatggttactgaacttcatttctttctggtatagctactgaactttacactttttaatattagtggccactcaacgtgtcaaaacgaccgttgatggctaaaaataaaaaattcaaaacattaataatattctaagaaactttaattcttaaaaattttcgttttaagctcattttaggtgttgtttggttaagagaggaagtaaatttttagagagataatactccaaaaaatataattttcgaaaataaaaaaggtgGTTTCGTGGTAAACgtcgttctaaacaactttaattctgaaatattttcattttgaggtcgttaacagtcattttgagaaattagttaaaattgagttgCCACAagtgttaaaaaaatgtaaagttcagtgaccatatcggaaaaaaatgaaattcaatggccataatatgaaaatggataaaatttagtggccatgggtgtaatttacccttaattcaTTTGAGTTTATAACAAGCTACCATGAATTATCAAGTTCAGGTGAATTTCGGCCAGCATAAAAAAGGAACGAAGGAGCTTTAGGTATAgtacgggtaaattacacccatagctattaaactttatctattttcataTTATGGCTACTGAACTCCATTTCTTCCCagtatagccactgaactttacactttttaatattggtggccactcaacgcttCAAAACGATCGTTgatggctaaaaataaaaaatccaaagcgttaataatattctaagaaactttaattcttgaaaattttcgttttgagcttatttaggtgttgtttggttaggagagaaagtgaatttttagaaagagaaaacttcaaaaaatgtgattttcgaaaataaaaaatgtggtttcatggtaaacgtcgttctaaacaactttaattctggaatattttcattttgaggtcgttaacagtcattttgagaaattagttaaaattgagttgccaccagtgttaaaaaaacataaagttcagtgacatatcggaaaaaaaataaaattgccatgggtgtaatttacccttaatgcATTTGAGTTTATAACAAGCCACTATGAATTATCAAGTTCAGGTGAATTTCGGCCACCATAAAAAGGAACGGAGGAGCTTTAGGTATAgtacgggtaaattacacccatagctACTAgactttatctattttcatattatggctactgaacttcatttcttcccagtatagctactgaactttacactttttaatattggtggccactcaacgcctcaaaacgatcgTTAAtgggtaaaaataaaaaatccaaagcgttaataatattctaagaaactttaattcttgaaaattttcgttttgagctcatttaggtgttgtttggttagaagagaAGGTGAATTTTTCGAGAGAGAAGGTTCCAAAAAATacgatttttgaaaataaaaaatgtggttttatggtaaacgtcgttctaaacaactttaattctggaatattttcattttgaggtcattaacagtcattttgagaaattagttaaaattgagttgccaccagtgttaaaaaaatgtaaagttcagtgaccatatcggaaaaaaatgaaattcaatggccataatgtgaaaatggataaagtttagtggccatggatgtaatttacccttaattcaTTTGAGTTTATAACAAGCCACTATGAATTATCAAGTTCAGGTGAATTTCGGCCAGCATAAAAAGGAACGAAGGAGCTTTAGGTATAGTACGGGTAAATCACACCCATAGCTATTAgactttatctattttcatattatggctactgaacttcatttcttcccagtatagccactgaactttacactttttaatactggtggccactcaacgcctcaaaacgaccgttgatggctaaaaataaaaaatccaaagcgttaataatattctaagaaactttaattcttgaaaattttcgttttgagctcatttaggtgttgtttggttaggagcgagaaagtgaatttttagagagagaaaactccaaaaaatgtgattttcgaaaataaaaatgtggtttcatggtaaacgccgttctaaacaactttaattctggaatattttcattttgaggtcgttaacggtcattttgagaaattaGTTCAAATTAAGTGGGCACCGgtgtaaaaaaaatgtaaagttcagtgggcaTACCAGAacgaaatgaagttcagtggtcataatgtgaaaatgggtaaagttcaatggtcataggtgtaatttactcggTATAGTAGAGATACGGGCCGAAGCAATCATTACATCATCATAGTATTGCCGAATGCAATTCGTTAAAAGGTATCTTAGAAGACAGCGATGGATTCCAAATGTACGCTCCTTATTCTCATAAACGCATTGACACGTAAAGATCCACTGACCTATCATAAGCTGTCATATGTATGAGGTATCACTTTTGTTATCTATAAATAATCGAGTTGTTCCAGAGTTGAGATAATTGATTCTAACAGAGATAATATTTTCTTTCTAGTTTTGATATTCCTTTGTGTATCAACTGACTTTATCATTGGAGAGGGTTCGCTGGATTCTAATC
The window above is part of the Euphorbia lathyris chromosome 3, ddEupLath1.1, whole genome shotgun sequence genome. Proteins encoded here:
- the LOC136223931 gene encoding F-box protein At3g54460; this translates as MEDPVPDHKLCGYLSAVLALPSPIPDPVAALPFLSSCRVFSDGVNVGFEAENGVVLSVIANAADYLSPLKGKDGDFCSPSSSAGKRRYSKRGIVRVSGSLSVVHQIHALVVNKCVKVFARVLKVEISEGEEGDARVVVLVDVYLPVAVWSNWQFSKSGPIAGALFRHLSCDWAKRSLLLVDGGGYCSNAQGGNLSVWNPSDCHVIGCHLYCNVSDSSLKGRFELPEIFKGLPSLANKEELYSSRIKPDDDSPAAGIWDLADDLLINILVVLGPMDLVKVAATCHHLRSLAVSIMPCMKLKLFPHQKAAVEWMLQRERNPESFPHPLYMNFSTEDGFTFYINTVSGELVTEIAPTVKDFRGGMFCDEPGLGKTITALSLVLKTQGTIADPPDSAQITWCTHKGDKRCGYYEISADDFTSKNELSGRRESQSARRRQVYLDKVTSTVDLCYSSPKRARILVPEKQVVQSNESFPDNDKNVSTAREGRCTRSLSRIKKNLLHSYGEESGVSSKIKVGKKSNKRKFGFKDPVKANAKHAKHAKHPTHNETWVQCDACRKWRKLNGVVPNATTAWFCSMNTDSAYQRCKDPQEAWDSRESITYLPGFYTKGTSGANEENVSFFTSVLKEHYSMINSKTKQALTWLASLSPERLSHMETTGLTSPILGSGMHSFYKIFHALGLIRRAGKGVSKWHYPGILENLAFDVDALRMALCNPLNSFRLYLSRATLIVVPANLVDHWKTQIEKHIKPGQLQVCIWTDHKKPSAHSLAWDYDVVITTFSRLSAEWGPNKESPLMQVHWLRVMLDEGHTLGSSLNLTNKLQMAISLTASNRWLLTGTPTPNTPNSQLSHLQPILKFLHEEAYGKNQKTWEAGIFRPFEAEMEEGRSRLVQLLHRCLISARKKDLKTIPPCIKKVTFLDFTEEHARSYNELVVTVRRNILMADWNDPSHVESLLNPKQWKFRSATIRNVRLSCCVAGHIKVTEAGEDIQETMDVLVEKGLDPVSEEYALIKYCLQYGSNCVRCKEWCRLPFITPCQHLLCLDCVALNSEMCTFPGCGYLYEMQSPEILTRYENPNPKWPVPKDLIELQPSYKQDDWDPDWQSTSSSKVSYLVQRLKKLQEANSKSGNENIKDKTCPSQMSYSNALLGNCSRQSFECHKTAPEKVLIFSQFLEHLHVVEQQLTVAGINIAGYYSPMHSANKMKSLTTFQYDSTCMALLMDGSAALGLDLSFVTHVFLMEPIWDRSMEEQVISRAHRMGATRPIQVETLAMRGTIEERMLEFLQDTDGCRRLLREEPGKADHDQVTRSQRSLHDFAERNYLAQLRFVRMRSTT